A stretch of Lewinella sp. 4G2 DNA encodes these proteins:
- a CDS encoding DUF2480 family protein has translation MAETLTNRVAASGLITLKLEEYWPTAGFATFDLKDYLFMGLILKEKDFRAAVKEHDFSQYAGKTLLVFCSADAIIPNWAYMLVAAAAAPFAADIYQGTEEAYLRQHFRGVIQQLNVADFADKRVVIKGCGDRAVPASAYLDVTKHLQPHVKSLMFGEPCSTVPVFKKPRKK, from the coding sequence ATGGCCGAAACCCTCACCAACCGCGTCGCCGCCTCCGGTCTCATCACCCTCAAGCTGGAGGAATACTGGCCCACCGCCGGCTTTGCCACGTTTGACCTCAAGGACTATCTCTTTATGGGGCTCATCCTGAAGGAGAAGGATTTTCGGGCGGCGGTGAAGGAGCACGACTTCAGCCAGTACGCCGGGAAGACCTTGTTGGTCTTTTGTTCGGCGGATGCCATCATCCCCAACTGGGCCTACATGCTGGTGGCGGCTGCTGCGGCGCCCTTTGCGGCGGATATTTACCAGGGCACCGAAGAGGCGTACTTACGGCAGCATTTCCGGGGGGTAATCCAGCAATTAAATGTCGCCGACTTTGCCGATAAGCGGGTCGTTATTAAGGGGTGTGGCGACCGGGCGGTGCCGGCTTCGGCCTACCTGGACGTCACCAAACACCTGCAACCCCACGTGAAATCGTTGATGTTCGGGGAGCCGTGTTCGACCGTCCCCGTTTTCAAAAAGCCGCGGAAGAAGTAG